Within the Paenibacillus sp. AN1007 genome, the region TGGATACCCTGTATTACAGAAGGGTGATCCGATTAACAGATATGAAGATGGACTAAAGCAAAAAATAGGGGGACAGCATATTTGCTGTGCCTTTTATATTTATAATTGGGTATATATAATCAGGCTTGGCTGCTTAACTTCAGGAATGGGGACACATTGAGCAGCACCCTCGTTCCTTTTACAATAAAAGAATGAGTGCTTTCTAAAGGCGTTCATTTTTGGAAAAGGGGAATACACGTGTCATTATATACATCCTTTCAGTGTAACGGTTCGGAGACGCTGTTTCTATTTGAAATCTTGAATATACCAGAGGCAGAACAGCTTCGGGCAGAGCTGCATGCTGCTGCAGGCCAGGGAGAGGCTGCACCTTCGTACACGCAGCTTCTCAAAGACCTGGTACAGGATCATGTAATAAACATCAACGATCAGGAAATTACGATAGAACCTCAGGTACATACGCTGCTTACGGCTTGCAAGCTGAGTAGTGCGGTAACCCGTCTGGAGTTATGCAGCACGGATCAGGGCAGATCCGTAACGTATGGTTTTTTATCAAGTGATCAGTTGGTCGAGTGGATCTGGAAGCCTGTGCATCATCAGTCCGTATTCACTTCATACCCTTCCTTACAGGATATGTTTCAAGTTCTCGGTAACCGACTGGATATTAATGATCCTCCGCCAGAAGCTGTTCCTGATCTGGGACAAGGGAGTATACGCACGTCCATCGGGGCTGACACGTTGCGCCGCTTGTTTGAATTGGAGATAAGCCCAGCGGGACATAGTGATGAACAAGCGGGGAAAAGCGGAAGAACCGAAGAAGCTAAAGAAACCGATAAAATGCAGGTCATATTGGAAGAAGATAAACATCTGGCTCAGGGCTGGGTGCAGCCCTTGTGCCGCAGTTTAGCTGCTCTAGAGCAGCAGGGCCGATATGAAGTGTATACCCGGGGTGCAGATGAGAGATCACAAGTCATTTATTTTATCGGCAGTACGAGTGGAAACTGGCTCTTTCTTGAAGGGGAGACAGAGGATCTGTTTACCGCATTCATCGTAACAGAGGAAGAGCTGGTACAGAGTCTCTTTCTGCTCACAACACGTTCCATATCCGTTCTTCCCTATGTGCGCTGAACGGGAGGGACGTTACGTCCGAAAAGTTAGGGGGATTGAACATGACAAAGATTGTTATGAAAGCAGCATATCTGAATGCACTTGCCCAGCAGATCGAACAAGTCACTGCACAGCTGCAGCAGGTTGATGGTATGCTGCAGCATGCGATCCAAGGAGCCGCATGGCAATCGGGTAACCGGCAGACGATCATTGGACTGTATCAGGCGCATCAGCAGCGTTTTCAAAGTGCAGGGCAAAGCATGCAGCAGCTGGCTGCTTATGTGAAAACAACCCGGCAGACGATGGAGCAGGAGGATAACTCTGGTGGCCAATTTGGAGTGACGGGCATTAATCTGCTTGCTCCGTTTGATGGACTGGGCAGCACGGTCGGTACATTAACTGCAGCTGTGGCGGTTGCCCGTTTGGGATATCGAGTGAAGAACGGTTACATGGTCAAAGCTCAGCTGGATCGAAATACACCTCGGGTTCTGGTTCGTGAGAGCCATGATGCAGTCAAAGGCAATAAGGCTCCGAACGGGCGGCCAAGAGACTATAAAATCCATTATGTACGTGACATTGAGGCCAAAATTGCCAACGGAACAGCCACCCCGCAGATGAAAGAAGTTGCCGCCATGATCAAACCAGGTTATGCCGTCAAATCAGCTTTGACGGACAAGCTGGGTTGGGCTAGTGTGGGCATAGACGTGTTCACCGATACGAAAGAGAATATTAGTCAGAATGCAGGTACGGACAAGATTGCGGGTGACATTATCGGGAATGTTGTCGTAGGCGGAGCCACCACTGTAGGAGCGACTCTTCTAACCGCAGCCGTTCTGCCAGCAGCAGCACCTGTACTGGCAGTAGGTGCCGTTGGTCTGGGAGTTTCGGTCGGTCTAACCTATCTTGCGGAAGGGATAAAGCTGGATATGGACCTGGACGGTGACGGAAAGGATGATTCGGTGAAGGATGTTGTCAAGCATGGCGCGAAGAAAGCCTGGTCTACCGTGGCGGGGTGGTTTAAGTAGATGGCGAATAAACAGCGTTCAAAACGTTCAGTGCATAAGGGAAATACGTCTGCTGGTCCTGTGATGTATGAAGGGACGCCGTATCCCAAGGAAACGTTCGAGAATTATCTGGTCATCTATGCACCGGATGGTATTCGGCTCAGCGCAGGCACACTCGTTCTGTTTTTTCTCAATGTATTTCTTCTGATACCTATATTCAGTGTACCGTTTCAAGCTTTGTATGCCTATCTGCTGCTTCCGCCGCTGGCTGTTATGAACCTATGGGCCATTGCTCTGATTGCAGTCCCGCGCAGGCTGCAGCTCAATTATGTATTGTTTCGAGGCGTATTCGGACTTGTATGCTCAGCTTCGTTTATGGTAGTTATACAGAAATTCGCCTATGAAGCACTGGGTCTGACTACGCCATGGTATGCGATTGGATCTTTTGCAGTATACTTCTTTGCCTTATCTCAGTATGTAAGGTTTCGTTTACAAAAATTAAAGCAGCCGCCTCAGCGTAAAAAGGGGGACAAAAGTACGGGTATGCCTATTGCTGCCTTAACCGCAGTTACAGGAGGAGCATACCTGCTGGCCAACATTTCACTGGCCTTCGTTACACAGCAGACGGTGGCTGTTGTTCTAATATGTGTATATATCCTGCTGGCTTTTGTTGTCTTTCATTTTGTTATGGATCTGCATCGATATTACTGGCTTCGCCGAGTTATGAATAGATCGGAGTCGGTTTAATTCAGCGAAAAAGCAGGCCTAAGCAAAAGGTCACCAGATATGAGGAGGATGAATAGTTTGGAAAATAATACACCTGCACTGCTGCCCAACGGGTCTGTGATTCGTTTGAAAGAGGGCACCAAAAAACTCGTCATCTATGGACGGAAGCAAATGTTAATGACCGAGCCTCCGCGGCAGTTCGACTATATTGGCTGCCCATATCCGGAAGGTTACATTAATCCGGATTACACTTATGTATTTAACCATGGGGACATTGAGGAAGTTATTTTCAAGGGGTATAGCGATGAAGAGGAAGAGGCTTTTGCAGCAGAGCTTGAGCAGGCGTGACGATTCATTACGTCAATTCTGATGTTGGCCTCGGCTGCTGGTATTCTTGATACAAACGGATCAGTGTTAACGTGACTGATCCGTTTCACGGAAACGTGTCGCAGTCTGCTGCAGCTGCGTGCCTGTCTCCATTAAACCTCGCAAATAACTGCTCACAGTGGTCATACTGTTATTCATGCGCTCCAGAAAATCACGCTGCCGATTGCCTTCCCATTGACCTTCGGATTGATCAATCATCGTTTTGAGTTGGTTAACGATGTCTTGTCCATTCTGCGAAGCTTTGTTGAATTGAACGGCAAGCTGCTGCAGCTCCTCTGGCGACAGATCAATGCGCTGATTCATAGTACACTCATTCCTTTCTATTTACATTTGCAAAATCGGGATAACTTCATTTATTATAACCCTTTCCGCATCAAAATGAAGCTGGACAAAAGCCGCGTTTTGCGAGCAGCATAAACGGCCTATAACCAAGACAAAACACACACTAGACGGCTTCCAGGTCTGAAGAGCGGAAGAGCCGATATCGTATGTGTTTTGTTATTTTATTTATGATCTTATGGGTTTATGATCTGATGATGCCTTATGAGCGTTATGAGGAAGAGGACTGCAATTACTTCATTTTTTGCACGCCTGCAGCCATCTGTTCCAGCTGCGTATGCGTCAATTGGTTGTTGGGCGAGCTGATTGTGACATAACGATCCTCCAGCTTGAAGGTGAGCATGTCGGTTTTGTCCGGTGTGTACCATTTGGCGGATACACCGTTAGGCAGTTTTACTGTTTTGCCATCATAGCTGAACGAGTAGTCTCTAGGAGACACCGTTACATTCATGCGGTTAAAGACAAAGTTCACGCCATCTCCGCCTGCACCCACACTTTTGAATGTATCTCCCGCAACCATATGTTGTGGTGCATAAGCGGTGGTAAAGCCATCGAATTGAGCAAATGATTTATGGATCTGTTCCAGTTGTTGTTTGGAGTAACTTACATTTTCAAAAGCAGTAATACCTTGATCATTGCCGCTCTTTACTTTTTGTACAGAGACAGCGACTTGTTGCAACTGTGCTTGGGACAGCTTATGATCTGGCGAGCTAAGGGTGACATAACGATCATCCAGTTGGAATGTCAGCATGCCGATATCGCTTGGTGTATACCATTTGGCACTGACGCCGTTGGATAGTATCACTTCTTTGCCTGGGTATCCGTCTGAGTAGTCTCTCGGCGAAACATCAACCTTCATATGGTTGAAAATAAAGCTTACACCATCGCCGCCAGCGGCTGCGCTTTTGAACGTGTCACCTGCAACCATCTGCTGCGGAGCATATGCTGCCTCGAAGCCATCGAATTGCGCAAATGCCTTTTGGATAGCTGCTTTCTGTGCTGCGGTATAGGTTACATTGGTTAATGCAGTTGGATTGCTGTTCGTTTCACCAATAATGACTTGTTTGTTCGCACCATCGTAGGTTACAGGCACATGCAGTGCATCAGCCAATGCGCGAACCGGTAGATAAGTCGAGTTATTATACGTGATCGGTGCAAGTTTTTTACCATTCCCGTCAGTCGGTGTGTATGCTGCACCGTCTACATTAAAGCTAATCCCGTGATTGAGGTAAGCCGAGATTTTCTCCAATTGTGTTCCGGCATATACACCGGCTGCTCCGGTTAAGGTCATACCCAGCACCATCATGGTGGCCACGGATTTCTTCATATTTTTTTTCATCATATATATCTCCTTTTAATGGGGGTTATTTTGGTCTTGCTGTTCCTTATGGCTTTATATTACCCTTCGAACATATCCAGAATAATTCTGAATTATCTCCAACTTGTAAACATGTGTAACAATCTTTGCATGATGACGGGTAGTTGTTAACTGACGATCCAGAAGCAGCAGCTTGTACAGGATCGTGTGATTATGGAGGGAGGAAAACGGATGAATGTAAACAGGATTGAGCGGTTTTATAATATTGGACGAATACAGCGCTGTGCTGCCATAGAGCAGGGGAAAAGTTCAGATGCAAAATGCGTTACGTCTTCAGCTGGCAGATTTGTTTTGCGCAAACTGAGAAATCAACAGCAGGCTGTAAATGAAGACAGGCTTCATCGCGTATTATCACTGCATCATATCTCTCCGGCGCTGGTGAATACGCGTAATGGAGGGTCCTATGTTCGTGATCATGATGGGATCTATAACCTGCAGCATTATATTGAAGGAACGAGACCATTTAACCAAGCTTCCATACAGTTTGTGTATTTTGGCCAAATGCTTGCTCAATTTCACAGCCTGATTGGCAGGCTTGAAATCGCTGACCAGCCGGATCGCTTTGCTTTACCTTTGTTGTGGGCACAAGTCTGTGATAAAGTCAGAGGTTCTTCGTCAGCTGTTATTGGTTCACTGGAAGAACATGTACAGCGGTGTATGACGTATGCAGTCAGAGATGAGGGCGTAGTTCACGGTGATCTGGGGGTCTGGAATATGTTATTTACGGAGCAGAGGACGGTTTTGATCGATTTTGGAGAAGCGAGAAGAGGTGATCCACACTTTGATGCGGCTGCCGTGCTAACTTCAATGATTCCTGAAGCGGC harbors:
- a CDS encoding DUF4176 domain-containing protein; translated protein: MENNTPALLPNGSVIRLKEGTKKLVIYGRKQMLMTEPPRQFDYIGCPYPEGYINPDYTYVFNHGDIEEVIFKGYSDEEEEAFAAELEQA
- a CDS encoding WXG100 family type VII secretion target, producing MNQRIDLSPEELQQLAVQFNKASQNGQDIVNQLKTMIDQSEGQWEGNRQRDFLERMNNSMTTVSSYLRGLMETGTQLQQTATRFRETDQSR
- a CDS encoding phosphotransferase, whose translation is MNVNRIERFYNIGRIQRCAAIEQGKSSDAKCVTSSAGRFVLRKLRNQQQAVNEDRLHRVLSLHHISPALVNTRNGGSYVRDHDGIYNLQHYIEGTRPFNQASIQFVYFGQMLAQFHSLIGRLEIADQPDRFALPLLWAQVCDKVRGSSSAVIGSLEEHVQRCMTYAVRDEGVVHGDLGVWNMLFTEQRTVLIDFGEARRGDPHFDAAAVLTSMIPEAAAEHEFFSALEDVMRGYAEAGGLLTKERLYEQIHLWMLRGWLASIRERGVTSPVVRYIEQGMQRIITLNRMIL